From the genome of Trachemys scripta elegans isolate TJP31775 chromosome 2, CAS_Tse_1.0, whole genome shotgun sequence:
ATAAATGGgtgaggggaaaataaaaaacTCTGAAGATTAGCCCCCTCCATCTTCAGTAATCCATCTGAAGGGAAGGGAGCACCCTTCATCATTCAGGCCACCACCTGGAGCAATGTTAACAGGCTCTAAAGGGAGATGCAGCCTGCCCTCAACAAGCAGGGATTAATGAATGTAACTTGGCACTCTCAGGGTGGAGGCGGCTGGGGAAGCAAACTAGGAAGAAATTGGGATAGAGCTGAACACAACTTTCCAAAAATCCAATGTGATTGCTAATTAGTACTACTTCTACAGCTTTACAAAGTATTTATGATGTAGGAACACTGGAACAGCCACCCCAACGGTATCTAATGATCCGTCTAGCCTGATGTCCTGTTGAAGAGATGACCATTAAAAATACTGGAGGCTCTACCTCCTTGGAGGAAGTTAATTGAACCTCGTGTTTCAGGATATGGAGACAACTCTGCCCCCGGACAAATGGATAAGCGCATTTGGAAGTTTATCACCTTTCTCTACAGCATCAAAGTGGTCCATCCAGTCTAATATCCTGACCACCACTGATTTGATCCAATATGGCAAATCCTACGTGTGCATCAGTGACTGATAcaggatgcttcagaggaagttgtAACTCCATCCTTCTCATTATGCAATATTGTGCAATACTCAATACAACCTCCATCCCAGCAATTctattaaaaaatagattttgctCAATATTTCTTACTGTAAGTATCCGCCTTGGCTCCTTATAGCGGATGTGAATAGTAGATCCATCAGGCCTGACCAAGAGCACTGGGTAGGACCTGCCGTATGTCTGCCTCTGAATGCGGGCGATGGACGTCCTGTTGGAGTTATGTTGGCTGAGGGATGTATGCAGATGGCAAACAATGGGTAGTAACCTGTGCATTGCATCCTGACGCAACAAACTAAAGGGAATTCAAACAGGCCAGGGTTAGTTATTCTTCCCCTCCATTCCACAGGCAGGCAGAGAAAAAGGTAGTCAAGTTCAGTAGACTaacatcagggccagctccagcttttttgccgccccaagcggcgaagagaaaaaaaataaataaaaaagataaagccgtgaTCAGCGGCTGCTCtaccgtgccgcttcattcttcggcagcaatttggcggctggtctttccctctgagagggactgagggacccgccgccaaagacccggacgtgcagcccctttccattggccaccccaagcacctgcttcctgcgctggtgcctggagccagccctgactaacATACATGACTACGGtcttaccaaattcatggtccattttggtcaatttcacagccagagggttttaaaatcTGTCAGTTTCACTATTTCAGCTGTTTAGATCTGAAATTTCAAGGTATTTTAACCATGGGGTTCCCGACCCAGAAGATGAtcgtggggtgcaggggggagagtTGCTGTTGTAGGGGGGCCAGGGGATTGCCACCTTCACT
Proteins encoded in this window:
- the MRPL55 gene encoding 39S ribosomal protein L55, mitochondrial, which produces MAAVSRTLGLLRQDAMHRLLPIVCHLHTSLSQHNSNRTSIARIQRQTYGRSYPVLLVRPDGSTIHIRYKEPRRILTMPVDINTLSEAERKARLRKRDSRRLKSKPEEVLDDFNLDDYRKFWKKK